The Selenomonadales bacterium DNA segment TAATGGCTTTTAGCCTGTCTGTCAGGTCCTTATGTACGGTCGACTTAGAAACATCAAAATGGTCGGCCGCAGCCCGCACGGTAGCCTTAGTGGCTGCCACGTACCGTGCAATTTCCACTACCCGCTCGTAGATGTGGTCATTCACGCTCCCGCCCCCCGTAGCTCACTACTTCACTTAACATATATGAGCTGGAAGCAGGTATATGCCTGAAAAGAACGACAAGTGCGCCTATGCATAACGTTATGTATATAGTATAATTAGCATTGCAAAACATCTGGTTGTGATAATTGAGCCAATAGTGATAATGAAAGGAGCAAGGGTTATCGTAAAGGTTTTGTGATAAATTTCACATTACCTTGGGTAAGGTATCACAAGTAGATGTAGAAGCACACAATGAAGGCGGTGACGCATGCCCCTGTTCGATAAGGTGTCTCTATGGTTTGAAAGTTTCAACGCCAAAGTCGAGTCCGTCCTGCAGTATTCTGTATATGCGCTAGTGGCAATCGTGACCTTGGAGGTGTTTGTGCGCTTTGTCCTCGGCATGCCACTTATCTGGGCGCGGGATTCCATGCTGTGGTTCTATTCAACTATGCTGCTGCTGCCCGTGGCCTACTACTACTCTCGCGGCACACATATCTCCGCTAGCGACTTGGTACATAGCTTTAACCTTTCGGAGAGCACGAAGGCGACCCTCAACCTCATCAATAATATCGTGCTCTTGGCTGTTGCGGCTGTCCTCATCAACCCCGCAATGAATCGTCTCATGGTTTCGCTGCGTATCGGAGAAACGTCAATTCTCACGCTTTGGCGCCCGCCGCTGTGGCCTTTCTTTATCCTCATCCCAATAACCTTTGCTCTGATTAGTTTGCAGGCGCTTATTGGGATTGTGAGATCTGCCGTGACATTGCTTAAGGAGGATGCCAAATAATGAGCCCGCAAATCATGACTGTGCTGTCCTTTGTCGGTCTCATCGGCGGCATCCTGATGGGTATGCCTGTAGCCACCGTTCTCATGAGCATCGGCGTCATAATTGGCTTCACGACGTTAGGCCCCATCAGCCTAGATATGATGGTGCGCGGTGTGTTTGCCGTCATGGCTAATGACACCCTGGTAGCTTTGCCCCTCTTTGTATTTATGGGGTGCATGCTGCAATCCACGGGTATCGCTGACCGGCTGTTCCATAATTTGCGCTTAGCCCTAGGCTCCTTGCGCGGGGGCTTAGGCATTGTCACTATCCTAATCTCAACCATTCTCGCCGCGACAACGGGCATCGTGGGGACTGCGGTCATTATGATGGGCGTATTAGCTCTGCCAAAAATGATTGAGTCAAAGTACAGCAAACCGCTGGCCACCGGAATTATCTGTGCTGGTGGTACGCTAGGCATCATCATTCCCCCGAGCATCATGCTCATTCTCTATGGCTTGTCCGCAGGCGTCTCTATTGTCTCGCTGTTTGCGGCGGCCGTGGTGCCCGGGCTTTTGCTCGCAGTCCTATATATGCTCTATACCGCTATCGTTTGTTACCTCCGTCCGGAACTCGGCCCTCCCTGCTGTGAGGAAGAAATGGCGAAGATCAACCCCGCCACGTTTGTGTCGGAGCTCCTGATATCCCTTGTCCCTCCCCTTGCATTAATTCTTGGCGTATTGGGAGCCATTTTTTTTGGTGTAGCCACCCCCACGGAAGCGGCAGGCATTGGCGCCTTGTCGACTGTGGTGCTTTGTGTAGCCATGCGGAGGTTTAACTGGACGGCCTTACGCGATGCCGCAAAGCAGACGGTGCAGGTATCCTGCACTATTCTATGGCTAATGGTCTGCGCC contains these protein-coding regions:
- a CDS encoding TRAP transporter large permease subunit; translated protein: MSPQIMTVLSFVGLIGGILMGMPVATVLMSIGVIIGFTTLGPISLDMMVRGVFAVMANDTLVALPLFVFMGCMLQSTGIADRLFHNLRLALGSLRGGLGIVTILISTILAATTGIVGTAVIMMGVLALPKMIESKYSKPLATGIICAGGTLGIIIPPSIMLILYGLSAGVSIVSLFAAAVVPGLLLAVLYMLYTAIVCYLRPELGPPCCEEEMAKINPATFVSELLISLVPPLALILGVLGAIFFGVATPTEAAGIGALSTVVLCVAMRRFNWTALRDAAKQTVQVSCTILWLMVCAQMFTSVFLGMGGGVVIKDWILAIAGGNPAVVLFIMMASIFLLGQIVCWTGILLITVPIFTPIAITMGWDPIWFGMLICVNLQMSFLSPPFAYAIFYLKQVAPPEVQLQHLYRGVWPFIALQGLGLLLVAFFPELALWLPRLLLR
- a CDS encoding TRAP transporter small permease: MPLFDKVSLWFESFNAKVESVLQYSVYALVAIVTLEVFVRFVLGMPLIWARDSMLWFYSTMLLLPVAYYYSRGTHISASDLVHSFNLSESTKATLNLINNIVLLAVAAVLINPAMNRLMVSLRIGETSILTLWRPPLWPFFILIPITFALISLQALIGIVRSAVTLLKEDAK
- a CDS encoding sporulation transcriptional regulator SpoIIID, giving the protein MNDHIYERVVEIARYVAATKATVRAAADHFDVSKSTVHKDLTDRLKAI